The sequence GGGGCGATTTGCGAATAGCGAACATTGCCGCGATGCTGCGGGTAGTGCTCCAGCAAGGCCTCATAGGCAAGAAAGCGTTCCGGCAGCCCTTTGGAATAGTCCAGCCGTTCGCAGGAGATAATATTCTGCGCATCGCCCAGTTCGCGTTTCATCGCCGCCATTTTGGGCGGCAGCGGGCCTTCCGCCATCTCCTTGATGCTGTCCGGCGCTATGCCTATCGGATAAACCTCCGTCATAAACGTATTGCCGAAAGCGCGATGGGTTTTCGCCCCGATCGGCTGCAGCGCGGTCAGTTGCCCCAGGTTGTCGAGAAACGCCATGCGGTCGTTTTCCGTCTGAAATCCGAGCAAGTCATATTCGCACAGCATTTTCAGCAGTTCTTGATGGGTGGGCAGCGCATTGAAAATTTCCGGCGTCGGGAAGGGAATATGCAGGAAGAAACCGATACGGTTATTCACCCCTATTTTGCGCAACGCGGCGGCAAACGGCAGCAAATGATAATCATGGATCCACAGGATATCGTCCGGTTTGATCAACGGCTGTAACCGTTTGGCCAGCAGTTCGTTAACCCGACGGTAGCCTTCCCAGGCTTCGCGCTGAAACTGCACCAGGTCGATACGATAATGAAATGCCGGCCAGATGACGGTATTGGAAAACTGACAGTAGTAGAGATCGTAATCGTTTTGATTGAGCGGAAGCGCGGCATAAGTGATGCCGTCCACTTCCTGCAGATTCAGATCGTCCTCATCTTCACCGGATATTTCGCTTATCTCGCCGTTCCAGCCAAACCACAATCCCCCGGTGGCTTTCAATGCATCCAGAATACCTACGGCCAGTCCGCCGGCGCTGGACTTCGACTTATCAGGAATAGCGATACGATTAGATACGACAACCAGGCGACTCATAGCTTTAACTCCTTAGCGACGTTATCTTGCTTTAGTTGTAATAGTAATTGTTCAAGCCAGTGGTAAACGTCCGCTACCCGTCCGAGGCGGTAGCGGGCATGGCCTGAACCGTCTCCGACCTTAACGGAAATGCCCTGCATGGCATTCACTGCCAGAAATCCTTTCTCATCCGTCAGGTCGTCGCCAACAAAAACCGGGATGCGTCCGGTGAAAGGGGCTTCCTGCATAAAGGCGTTAATCGCCGCGCCCTTGTCGGTTCCTCGCGGCTTTATCTCCACCACGCATTTGCCGGGCTGGAGCGATAGTTGAGGAAAGCGCGCCACGGCGGACTCCGCCAGAGCTACTACCTGCGGCTGATACGGCATCGCCTGGCGATAGTGCAGTGCGAAAGCCATGCCTTTGGCCTCCAGCAAGGTGCCCGGCAGGGCGGCTATCGCGGGCTCCAGCATTCGCCGCAGGGATTCCGTCACTTCCGCCGGCAGCGTGACGCGATGCAGGTTACCCGCGCCGTCGCGCCGTTCGGCGCCGTGTACCCCGGCCAGCGGCAGCCTGAGCGGGGCGATCAGTTTATCCAACTGTTCGATGGGGCGGCCCGATATCAGCGCCAGCGCGCCGTGACACGCGGCCGACAACGCCTGCAAATTGACGCGCACATCAGCAGGAATGGCAACGGCGTCCGGCTGCGGCCGAATCTCCGCCAGCGTGCCGTCCACGTCGAAAAAGAAGGCGTATCGCCCGCCGTTCAGTATGGGGAGAGGCGGGGTGTCGGTGGTGTTTTCCGTCGCAATGGTGGTCAAACCGATCCTCCTGTCTGTATGGTGTGGGTATCGCACTTTGTTACGCTGTAACCTATTGCGCGTCCTGCCGTCATAATACCATCGTCCGCGCCAGGTGAGATCCCCGCTTCGCCATCGCGCGAGGCGTGTCTGCTGTTACGGTGGAACAAGGAAAACGCCGCAACGGGAACAATATACACATGCAGCGAATGGGCAGGATAAAACAGCTTATTTTGAATAAATCTGTTGATGGAACGCTCTATAACTGAATAAATATAACCCAATAATCACCACCTGATTGTGAACATCATTGCCATTCAGTGTAGCCGCTGGCGGATATTTTTCCAGACCGGCGGCGGGACCCAGCGCGGCGGGTAAGGGTTGCAACAGGTTCTGATGCAGCTTGCGGGTCAGCGGTTTCAGCGCCGCGCCAACCGCACCGAACCAGCCCGCGAGGGTACTGCGAGGGAGGTCGACGCCGCTGCGTTGATATATCGCCTGCTGACGGTAGAGCGGCAGGTGGTCAAGGCTTTTGGTTAGAGGATGCATAAGGAGATGGTATGATTTTAGCGTTAAACGTCGGTAAAAAAGCGCGCGGCGCTTTGCTGTTTTCGCTTTGTTCAGCGTTGCCCCCGGCTGCCGTTGATGCGGCGGCGGTGCCCGCGGGAGTGCAACTGGCGGAAAAACAGGAGCTGGTGCGCGGCAACGGTTCCGAACCCGCCTCGCTCGATGCGCATAAAGTGGAAAGCGATGTCGAAGCCAATATTATTCATGATTTTTTTGAAAAACTGATTGCGGTGCGTGATGACGGCAGCATTTCCGGCGGGCTGGCCGAAAAGTGGGAGCAGCAGGACCATCAGCTCTGGACGTTCCATTTGCGTCCGGATCTGAAGTGGTCCGACGGCACTCCGCTCACTGCCGACGATGTCGTCTTCAGTTGGCGGCGTCTGGTCGATCCGCAAACCCTTTCCCCCTATCAGTCCTATATCCCCAACATGCATGTGCGCAACGCGGCGGATATCGCGGCAGGGAAGAAGCCCGCCAGCGAGCTGGGCATCAGGGCGCTGGATAGGCGCACGGTACAAATCGAGTTGGATCGGCCTTTGTCCTATTTTCTGGCGATGGTCGCCCATTTTGCCGTCGTCACCCTGCCGCAAGCGGCGATTGAAAAGTATGGCGATAAATGGACCCAGCCCGGCAATTTCGTCGGCAGCGGTCCTTTTATCCTTGAGGAGTGGGTGGTCAACGAGCGCATTGTCGCCAAACGCAATCCCTATTATTGGGATAACGTCCATACCATACTCAACAAGGTGACCTATCTGCCCATCGTGTCAAACACGGCGGAGGTGAATCGCTACAAGACAGGGGAGGTGGAGGTGACTTTTACGCTGCCGCCGCATCTGTTCAAAGCGCTCAAGACGGAATTGCCCGATCAGGTTAAGGTGAACCCGCAGTTATCGACCTACTACTATAAATTCAATACGCAAAAACCGCCGTTTAACGACCCGCGCGTCAGACGGGCGCTGGATCTGGCGCTTGACAAAACGGTGATTGCCGAAAAAGTGTTGGGCATGGGACAAGTGCCCGCCTATAGCATCTTGCCGCCGGGTATGGCGGGCTATACCAGCCAACAGCCCGAATGGGCGGCCTGGACCCAGCAGCAGAGAAACGCCGAGGCGAAAAAGCTGCTGTCCGCCGCGGGGTTCAGCGCGCAGCGGCCGTTAAAGTTCGACCTGCTGTACAACACTTCCGAGTCGCATCAGCGGGTTGCCATCGCCGCCAGCTCCATGTGGAAGCAGGTGCTGGGCGTGGAGGCGCGGCTGAAAAATCAGGAGTGGAAGACCATGCTGGACACCATGCGGACCGGCGATTTCCAGGTGGTGAGATCGTCCTGGGCGGCGGATTATAACGAGCCTTCCACCTATTTTGATATCCTGCGTACCGGCAACAGCAATAATCAGGGGCGATTCACTCATGCCGAATACGACGCCCTGCTGGATCGCGCGGTCAACGCGAACTCGGTGGCGGCGCGTAATAGCGACGACTATCATCAGGCGGAAAAAATTCTTCAGCAGCAGGTTCCGCTGCTCCCCATCTATTACTATGTGCGCGCGCAACTGGTGAAACCTTATGTCGGCGGATTTAAGCCCGACCAGAAAGCGGATATATACAGCAAGGATATTTATATCATCAAGCATTAAGAGGAGATAAATGCCAGGGGGTGCCTGGCATTCGCCTTGACCGGCCGTTATTTCATATCCAGCAGATGTCCCATCTTGGCGGCTTTGGTCGCCAGATAGCGTTCGTTTTTCGGGTTGCGGCCCACCACTAACGGCACCCGCTCGACAATATTAATGCCGGCCTCATTGAGGATTTTTACTTTTTGCGGATTATTGGTCAGCAGGCGGACTTCATCAACGCCCAGCAGTTTGAACATATCGGCGCATAGGGTGAAGTCGCGTTCGTCGGCGGCAAAACCCAACTGATGGTTGGCTTCAACCGTATCGGCCCCCAGATCCTGTAACGCATAGGCGCGAATTTTATTCAGCAAACCGATATTGCGGCCTTCCTGCCGATGGTAGATCAATATACCGCGGCCTTCTTCGGCGATATGGCTCAGCGCGGCTTCAAGCTGAAACCCGCAGTCGCAGCGCAGGCTAAACAATGCATCACCCGTCAGACATTCCGAGTGCACTCGGGCCAGAACCGGAACCGAGCCGGAAATATCACCATAAACCAATGCGAGATGATCATGTCCCGTGGCGATCTCTTCAAATCCCACCATCAGGAAATCGCCCCAGGAGGTGGGTAATTTGGCATCTGCCACCCGTTTTAGCTGCATGTTATTCTCCCAAAAAACAAAAAATGCTGACGCGCATCCTACTGCCGGATGGGGGCTTTGACCAGCGAAAAACCATAGCTGGAAAGTTAAGGCATTGCACTCGCCGATCGTGCTTAAACGACGCGGAAATAGTGAGGTGATGGTTTTCCCGTTGACGAAACCGCGGGCTATTTTATGCCATACCAACGGCCGATGCCGGTTTTTCTGCTAGAATTGTGAAAATATTATTTCAGACATGACACTGAATTATAGGGAGAAATGATGTACGACATCGCCAAACGGACCACTATTGGTGCACTGTTTTTGCTGATCATGCCGTTGATTATTTGGGCCAGCGGGTGGCAGTGGCAACCGGAATATAGTGGCTTATGGCTGCGTATATTGTTCTGGACGACGGAAACGGTGACGTCGCCCTGGGGGACGTTAACCAGCATCATTCTGGGCCTCTGGTTTTTGTGGTGCTTGCGCTTTCGTCTGAAACCCGCGCTCGGTCTGCTGGCGATCATGATCATCACGGTAGTGATCGGCCAGGGGATGAAATCGGCGATTAAAGAGTGGGTTCAGGAGCCGCGCCCGTTTGTTGTCTGGCTGGAGAATCATCACCAGATTGACGATAGCTATTTCTATTCCCTGCCGCGTAAGGAACGCGCCGACGTGGTAAAAGAGCAACTGCATAACGAACGGCAGATCCCCAGTTGGCTGCGTCAGCACTGGCAGTTTGAAACCGGGTTCGCCTTTCCTTCCGGCCATACCATGTTCGCCGCTACCTGGGCGCTGCTGGGCGTCGGCTTATTGTGGGCGCGCCGGCATTACAAAACGGTGGTGGTTTTAATGCTGTGGGCGAGCGCGGTGATGGGAAGTCGTCTGGTGCTGGGGATGCATTGGCCGCGGGATCTGGTGGCCGCTACGCTGATAAGCTGGCTGCTGGTGGTGATTGCCTGCTGGCTGGCCCAGCAGTGGTACGGCCCGCTTTCTCTGCGGCGTGAAGAGAAAGCCGGACAGCGTCAGGACGACGCCCCGCAGGGGAAAACATAAATCGCCCAAGCGGCGCATGATGCGTCTAATATTATTCCGAATCTCCGCGGACGACCGGCCGTCATCCGCTTTCGCGTTGCTTAATTCCCGCCTTACCCTGCGTTGAATCATAAATGTAAACAATTTGTGAGCTGCTTCGCTATTCCTGTTTTTACCATTGGACAATTTTCGGTTGGCTTGCAAAACTCTTCTTGAATGTTAATTCAATATTGAATATATATTCAGAAAGGAGAATAATAATGAAACCTTACCTACTGAAACCCTGTCTGACGGCCATCATGCTTTCCCTTTCCGCCGCTGCCTTTGCGGCCGACAACGGGTTGATCGCCATTATTACCCCATCCCACGATAACCCCTTTTTTAAAGCCGAGGCGGAAGGCGCCAGGGCCAAGGCCATTGAATTGGGCTACACCGCCCTGGTCGCTTCCCACGACGATGACGTGAGCAAGCAAAACCAACTGATTGAAACGGCGATTGCCCGCAAGGCCAAAGCCATCGTGCTGGATAACGCCGGCGCCGATGCCACCATCGGGCCGTTGAAAAAAGCCAAGGCGGCGGGAATACCGGCCTTTCTCATCGATCGCGAGATCAATGAAACCGGCGTCGCGGTGGCGCAGATTGTTTCCAATAACTATCAGGGCGCGCAGCTTGGCGCCGAGAAGTTTGTTGAATTGATGGGGCAAAAAGGCAAATACGTTGAATTGATCGGCCGCGAGTCGGACACCAACGCGCACGTTCGTTCCCAGGGCTATCACGACGTGATCGACGAATACCAGGATCTGAAGATGGTTGCCCGGCAGACCGCCAACTGGAGCCAGACCGAAGCTTTCAACCGTATGGAAGCCATCCTGCAGGCCAATCCGGATATCGCCGGGGTCATTTCCGGCAACGACACCATGGCGCTGGGCGCCGAAGCGGCGCTGAAAGCGGCTGGGCGGCATGATGTCATCGTGGTGGGGTTTGACGGCAGCGACTACGTGCGCGATTCCATTATCAATAAAGGCAACATCAAGGCGACGGTGCTGCAACCCGGCTGGGAGCAGGCGCAGATGGCGGTGGAACAGGCCGACTATTACCTGAAGAACGGTAAAGCCCGGCATGACGAAAAACAGCTGATGGACTGCATTCTGATTGATGAATCCAACGCCGGCAAGCTCAGTACATTTGCGTTGAAACCCTAAGCGCGGCAATCGTAAAAAGGAGTGACCGGGGGCGCAAGCGCCCCGAGTCAGGCGCGTGCAACAATAGAGGAGCCATTATGCAGCGTTATCAACGATGCCGTACCAGGTGGATCGGTTTATGCGCGCTGTTGCTGTCGGCCTGTACGGTGGTGGATCTGGATGAAAACGGCAAGCCGATTATCCCCGTCGATCCGTCCGCGACCCCGAGCTATAACAACATGACGCCGGATACTATTGCGACCCAACTCTGGCAACCGAAGCTGCTGCCGCTGGCACAGGAAGAGGCGCTGAGCTGGGATGAACTGAAAAAGCAGCAGGCGACGCTGACGGGCGGCGCCGGCAAAGCGGTGTATGCGCGGTTTCAGGGCCAGGTGGTGAAAGTCGATCGTCAAGGCCGTGAAGGACGGTTGGAGATCGCCGTGCAGGGCGAGACGGTTGCGCTGCAACTGGGGCCTATCGTCAAGGGCAATGCGATTCGCGATGCCGCCGGGTTTATTCGCTTTGAGGATTTTAAAAATCAGGTGCAGTTCGCCCAACTGGCGCGTTCGCTTAATAAAAAGGCCATGGAGAATTTGTCCGCTATTGATCAGGGCTGGCAGGGAAAAGATATCCGGGTGCTTGCCGCGTTAAGGCTGAGCGGGCAGGACATCCGCGACGCGGTTCCGCTCGAATTGCTCCCATCCGAATCACCCAGGGAGGCGCAGTAAATGACCCGGAAACCGGACATTGTCATGGCTACCCGCGGCGTCACGATGCTGTTTCCCGGCACCAAAGCGCTGGATAACGTGGATTACAACGTCTATCGCGGCAAGGTGAATGTGATCATCGGGG comes from Brenneria nigrifluens DSM 30175 = ATCC 13028 and encodes:
- the ribA gene encoding GTP cyclohydrolase II; its protein translation is MQLKRVADAKLPTSWGDFLMVGFEEIATGHDHLALVYGDISGSVPVLARVHSECLTGDALFSLRCDCGFQLEAALSHIAEEGRGILIYHRQEGRNIGLLNKIRAYALQDLGADTVEANHQLGFAADERDFTLCADMFKLLGVDEVRLLTNNPQKVKILNEAGINIVERVPLVVGRNPKNERYLATKAAKMGHLLDMK
- the otsB gene encoding trehalose-phosphatase, which translates into the protein MTTIATENTTDTPPLPILNGGRYAFFFDVDGTLAEIRPQPDAVAIPADVRVNLQALSAACHGALALISGRPIEQLDKLIAPLRLPLAGVHGAERRDGAGNLHRVTLPAEVTESLRRMLEPAIAALPGTLLEAKGMAFALHYRQAMPYQPQVVALAESAVARFPQLSLQPGKCVVEIKPRGTDKGAAINAFMQEAPFTGRIPVFVGDDLTDEKGFLAVNAMQGISVKVGDGSGHARYRLGRVADVYHWLEQLLLQLKQDNVAKELKL
- a CDS encoding IS66 family transposase — encoded protein: MHPLTKSLDHLPLYRQQAIYQRSGVDLPRSTLAGWFGAVGAALKPLTRKLHQNLLQPLPAALGPAAGLEKYPPAATLNGNDVHNQVVIIGLYLFSYRAFHQQIYSK
- the pgpB gene encoding phosphatidylglycerophosphatase B, producing MYDIAKRTTIGALFLLIMPLIIWASGWQWQPEYSGLWLRILFWTTETVTSPWGTLTSIILGLWFLWCLRFRLKPALGLLAIMIITVVIGQGMKSAIKEWVQEPRPFVVWLENHHQIDDSYFYSLPRKERADVVKEQLHNERQIPSWLRQHWQFETGFAFPSGHTMFAATWALLGVGLLWARRHYKTVVVLMLWASAVMGSRLVLGMHWPRDLVAATLISWLLVVIACWLAQQWYGPLSLRREEKAGQRQDDAPQGKT
- the otsA gene encoding alpha,alpha-trehalose-phosphate synthase, translating into MSRLVVVSNRIAIPDKSKSSAGGLAVGILDALKATGGLWFGWNGEISEISGEDEDDLNLQEVDGITYAALPLNQNDYDLYYCQFSNTVIWPAFHYRIDLVQFQREAWEGYRRVNELLAKRLQPLIKPDDILWIHDYHLLPFAAALRKIGVNNRIGFFLHIPFPTPEIFNALPTHQELLKMLCEYDLLGFQTENDRMAFLDNLGQLTALQPIGAKTHRAFGNTFMTEVYPIGIAPDSIKEMAEGPLPPKMAAMKRELGDAQNIISCERLDYSKGLPERFLAYEALLEHYPQHRGNVRYSQIAPTSRGDVQAYQDIRHQLEMEVGRINGKYGTLNSTPLYYLNQHFDRRLLMKIFRLTDVGLVTPLRDGMNLVAKEYVAAQDPDDPGVLVLSRFAGAANELTAALIVNPYDRDEVAAALDKALTMPLAERISRYNDMMAVLHKNDIARWRDSYLQDLRTIQPRSAAYGAAAQAPTS
- a CDS encoding ABC transporter substrate-binding protein, producing MILALNVGKKARGALLFSLCSALPPAAVDAAAVPAGVQLAEKQELVRGNGSEPASLDAHKVESDVEANIIHDFFEKLIAVRDDGSISGGLAEKWEQQDHQLWTFHLRPDLKWSDGTPLTADDVVFSWRRLVDPQTLSPYQSYIPNMHVRNAADIAAGKKPASELGIRALDRRTVQIELDRPLSYFLAMVAHFAVVTLPQAAIEKYGDKWTQPGNFVGSGPFILEEWVVNERIVAKRNPYYWDNVHTILNKVTYLPIVSNTAEVNRYKTGEVEVTFTLPPHLFKALKTELPDQVKVNPQLSTYYYKFNTQKPPFNDPRVRRALDLALDKTVIAEKVLGMGQVPAYSILPPGMAGYTSQQPEWAAWTQQQRNAEAKKLLSAAGFSAQRPLKFDLLYNTSESHQRVAIAASSMWKQVLGVEARLKNQEWKTMLDTMRTGDFQVVRSSWAADYNEPSTYFDILRTGNSNNQGRFTHAEYDALLDRAVNANSVAARNSDDYHQAEKILQQQVPLLPIYYYVRAQLVKPYVGGFKPDQKADIYSKDIYIIKH
- a CDS encoding DUF2291 family protein, which encodes MQRYQRCRTRWIGLCALLLSACTVVDLDENGKPIIPVDPSATPSYNNMTPDTIATQLWQPKLLPLAQEEALSWDELKKQQATLTGGAGKAVYARFQGQVVKVDRQGREGRLEIAVQGETVALQLGPIVKGNAIRDAAGFIRFEDFKNQVQFAQLARSLNKKAMENLSAIDQGWQGKDIRVLAALRLSGQDIRDAVPLELLPSESPREAQ
- a CDS encoding D-ribose ABC transporter substrate-binding protein, which codes for MKPYLLKPCLTAIMLSLSAAAFAADNGLIAIITPSHDNPFFKAEAEGARAKAIELGYTALVASHDDDVSKQNQLIETAIARKAKAIVLDNAGADATIGPLKKAKAAGIPAFLIDREINETGVAVAQIVSNNYQGAQLGAEKFVELMGQKGKYVELIGRESDTNAHVRSQGYHDVIDEYQDLKMVARQTANWSQTEAFNRMEAILQANPDIAGVISGNDTMALGAEAALKAAGRHDVIVVGFDGSDYVRDSIINKGNIKATVLQPGWEQAQMAVEQADYYLKNGKARHDEKQLMDCILIDESNAGKLSTFALKP